In the genome of Bacillota bacterium, one region contains:
- a CDS encoding DMT family transporter — MKLLDTRILTYLFLVGAPITWGGSFVAGKAAVQEIPPFALAFIRFAASSLILVPWVLRKEGKKALPGRKHIPLLVFLGFTGAFLYNIFFLYGLKFNPAGESSLVIATNPILTTIAGALFLRERLTAIQGVALALAFLGAMITVTKASPSMLLSGGIGPHQLLLFGAPVCWAAFTVAGKKAMAHYSPVTSVAYTCVAGTLFFLPFAIPQIFGTPWARLSLVAWGSLVYLTILVTVLAFVWWYAGVERLGATRAAVFVNLVPISGMITAAVLLAEPLLPVHIVGAAMVIGGVILNQRAV; from the coding sequence GTGAAATTGCTGGACACCCGTATATTGACGTACCTGTTCCTGGTGGGAGCACCCATCACCTGGGGTGGCTCCTTCGTGGCGGGAAAGGCAGCCGTGCAGGAGATACCCCCTTTTGCCCTGGCTTTCATCCGCTTCGCCGCCAGTTCGCTGATCCTGGTGCCATGGGTCCTCCGCAAGGAAGGGAAGAAGGCCCTGCCTGGCAGGAAGCATATCCCTCTCCTTGTCTTCCTGGGCTTCACAGGGGCGTTCCTCTACAACATCTTCTTCCTCTACGGCCTGAAGTTCAACCCAGCTGGTGAGAGCTCCCTGGTCATAGCCACAAACCCCATTCTCACCACCATTGCGGGAGCCCTCTTCCTCCGGGAGAGGCTCACAGCCATCCAGGGAGTAGCTCTGGCCCTGGCGTTCCTCGGAGCCATGATCACAGTGACCAAGGCTTCACCCTCCATGCTCCTGTCCGGGGGGATAGGGCCCCACCAGCTCCTCCTGTTCGGGGCCCCAGTGTGCTGGGCCGCCTTCACAGTGGCAGGGAAGAAGGCCATGGCCCACTACTCCCCCGTGACCTCCGTGGCCTACACCTGCGTGGCAGGCACCCTGTTCTTCCTGCCCTTTGCCATTCCCCAGATCTTTGGCACACCTTGGGCCCGCCTCTCACTGGTAGCCTGGGGCTCTCTGGTCTACCTGACCATCCTCGTGACGGTGCTGGCCTTCGTCTGGTGGTACGCAGGGGTTGAAAGGCTAGGGGCAACCCGGGCTGCGGTCTTCGTCAACCTGGTGCCTATATCAGGCATGATCACGGCAGCCGTGCTCCTGGCGGAGCCCCTCCTGCCAGTACACATTGTTGGGGCGGCCATGGTTATCGGGGGTGTTATACTCAACCAGAGGGCGGTCTAG
- a CDS encoding HEPN domain-containing protein produces the protein MSNRARDWLRQSARDLEQAEDSLRAGRHEWACFAAHQAAEKAAKALHLHLGQEAWGHVVAKILSELGTHCAVPQHLIEKGRVLDNFYVPSRYPNGHVEGAPFEHYGPIQSKEALDFAREIVEFTRVHMA, from the coding sequence GTGTCGAATAGGGCTCGTGACTGGTTGCGGCAATCTGCCCGAGACCTGGAGCAGGCCGAGGACTCCCTGCGGGCAGGACGTCATGAGTGGGCCTGCTTTGCCGCCCACCAAGCTGCGGAGAAGGCAGCAAAGGCCTTGCACCTTCATCTTGGCCAGGAAGCCTGGGGGCACGTGGTTGCCAAGATCCTCTCCGAACTGGGCACCCATTGCGCAGTCCCGCAACACCTTATTGAAAAGGGCCGTGTGCTTGATAATTTCTACGTTCCCTCCCGCTATCCCAATGGACACGTTGAGGGGGCCCCTTTTGAGCACTACGGGCCCATCCAGAGCAAGGAGGCGCTGGACTTTGCCCGTGAGATCGTTGAGTTCACCCGTGTTCACATGGCCTGA
- a CDS encoding MATE family efflux transporter has protein sequence MTQGEPPARPPHGLRRHIVALAWPVAAEMALQTATQMVDMVMVGRLGPEAIAAVGLSFRPVFIPYAGVLGFGAGVAAVIARHIGAGEHRQASRAAAQAILSFAMVAVAVSLGFFIWATRIMTLMGATGEVVDMGRLYLWGLSPGLGFLFLALTMTFALRGAGDTKTPLKVNALANVLNVFLNWVLIFGHLGFPALGLLGAGLATSIARTMAAISLLVFMLRGSSGLNLLAADFARLDTNVIRRMLRIGLPAIVERLNLSTAQAVHLRIVAALGTTAVASATVASMVELISFMPAIGFSVAAATTVGQSLGASQPERAQAYAWESTRVCAVFMGFMGLLFGLFPGILVRAFTGDPVVAGQGAMLLRIVAFSQVFTGIGHTLAGALRGAGDTRTVFLVTVAASWGVRVAMAALMVRMGLGLTGAWIAILLDWIVQAAGTAWFFRRGKWKGMVL, from the coding sequence TTGACTCAAGGTGAACCCCCAGCCCGTCCCCCCCACGGCCTGCGCCGCCACATAGTCGCGCTGGCATGGCCTGTGGCAGCGGAGATGGCCCTCCAGACGGCAACCCAGATGGTGGACATGGTTATGGTGGGGCGCCTGGGTCCTGAGGCCATCGCAGCGGTGGGCCTGAGTTTCCGCCCCGTGTTCATACCCTATGCGGGAGTGCTGGGCTTCGGCGCCGGGGTGGCCGCGGTCATCGCCCGGCACATTGGTGCCGGGGAGCACCGCCAGGCATCCCGGGCAGCCGCCCAGGCCATCCTCTCCTTCGCCATGGTAGCCGTAGCCGTTTCCCTTGGCTTCTTCATATGGGCCACCAGGATAATGACCCTCATGGGCGCCACCGGTGAAGTGGTGGACATGGGCCGCCTCTACCTCTGGGGCCTCTCCCCCGGCCTGGGTTTCTTGTTCCTTGCCCTCACCATGACCTTTGCGCTAAGGGGCGCTGGGGACACCAAGACCCCTCTCAAGGTAAACGCGCTGGCCAATGTCCTCAACGTGTTTTTGAACTGGGTTCTCATCTTCGGGCACCTGGGCTTCCCCGCCCTTGGACTCCTCGGAGCCGGGCTGGCCACCAGCATAGCCCGGACCATGGCCGCCATAAGCCTTCTGGTATTCATGCTCAGGGGCAGCTCGGGACTGAACCTCCTGGCAGCGGACTTTGCCCGCCTGGATACGAATGTCATCCGCAGGATGCTGAGGATAGGGCTCCCAGCCATCGTGGAGAGGCTGAACCTCAGCACTGCTCAGGCAGTTCACCTCAGGATTGTGGCGGCCCTGGGCACGACCGCGGTAGCCAGCGCGACGGTGGCGTCCATGGTCGAGTTGATCTCCTTCATGCCTGCCATCGGGTTTTCCGTGGCGGCCGCCACCACCGTGGGCCAGTCACTGGGTGCCTCCCAACCCGAAAGGGCCCAAGCCTACGCCTGGGAATCCACAAGGGTCTGCGCCGTATTCATGGGCTTCATGGGGCTACTTTTCGGCCTTTTCCCCGGTATCCTGGTGAGGGCCTTCACTGGCGACCCTGTTGTAGCCGGGCAGGGAGCTATGCTCCTCAGGATAGTCGCCTTCTCCCAGGTCTTCACCGGGATCGGCCACACCCTGGCCGGGGCCCTCCGGGGCGCAGGGGACACCAGGACGGTCTTCCTGGTAACTGTGGCAGCCTCCTGGGGCGTGAGGGTAGCCATGGCCGCCCTCATGGTGCGAATGGGCCTCGGGCTCACTGGGGCTTGGATAGCTATCCTGCTCGACTGGATTGTTCAAGCTGCGGGGACAGCGTGGTTCTTCAGGCGAGGCAAGTGGAAGGGGATGGTTCTGTGA